The sequence below is a genomic window from Candidatus Saccharibacteria bacterium.
CACGTCGACTGCCCTGGTCACGCCGACTATGTTAAGAACATGATCACTGGTGCCGCTCAGATGGACGCCGCCATTTTGGTGGTAAGCGCTGCCGACGGTCCTATGCCTCAAACTCGCGAACACATTCTGCTTGCCAGCCAAGTAGGTGTTAAGCAGATCCTGGTGTACATGAACAAAATGGACATGGCCGACCCCGAACTAGCCGAACTAGTCGAAGTTGAAATCCGCGAACTGCTGGACAAATACGGCTACCCAGGAGACAAAACCCCTGTTGTTAAGGGCTCGGCTCTTAAGGCTCTCGAAGGCGATGCCGACAACGAAAAAACCATCCAAGAACTCCTAGACAAAATGGATGAGTACATTGAAGACCCAGTACGCGATCTCGACAAGCCATTTCTTATGCCGATCGAAGACGTGTTCTCAATTAAAGGTCGTGGTACAGTTGCCACCGGTCGTGTTGAGCGCGGTGTAGTTAAGGTTAACGAAGAAGTTGAAATTGTAGGTATTAAAGACACCACCAAGAGTGTGGTAACTGGTGTAGAGATGTTTAAAAAGCTTCTAGACCAAGGTCAAGCTGGCGACAACGTTGGCGTACTGCTTCGTGGTGTAGAGCGCGAAGACATTGAGCGCGGTCAAGTTTTGGCCAAGCCAGGCACTATTACTCCCCATACTGAATTCGACTGCGAAGTGTATGTGCTCAAAAAAGAAGAAGGTGGTCGACACACGCCATTCTTCAAGGGCTACAAACCACAGTTTTACTTCCGAACTACCGATGTAACTGGCGAAGTTGAGCTACCAGAAGGCACCGAGATGGTTATGCCTGGCGACAACATCAGCGTAAAGGTTAAACTAATCACTCCAATCGCCATGGATGAGGGTCAACGCTTCGCCATTCGCGAAGGTGGCCGCACCGTAGGCTCTGGAGTCGTAACGAAAATAAGTAAATAACTCAAGCAAGTAAACTCCAACTAACCAAAGCACCTTACAACAATGCCAGAAAAAACCGAAAAACAACGCATCCGGATCAAGCTCAAGGCCTACGATAGCAAGATTATCGATCAGTCGGCCAAGCAGATTATTGATACCGCAGTGCGAACTGGTGCCAATGTAGCCGGGCCTATCCCGCTACCAACCGAGAAGAGTAAGTACACGGTTTTGAGCAGCCCGTTTGTTTTTAAAGACGCGCGCGAGCAGTTCGAGATGCGCACTCACAAACGACTGATCGACATCACCGAGCCCACACCTAAAACAATTGACTCGTTGATGAACCTGAGCTTGCCAGCTGGCGTAGATATCGAAATCAAGATGTAAAACAAAGCAGAGAAG
It includes:
- the tuf gene encoding elongation factor Tu — protein: MADFKRDKTHVNVGTIGHVDHGKTTLTAAITTYLAKSGKAEARKYAEIDNAPEEKERGITIATSHQEYETDKRHYAHVDCPGHADYVKNMITGAAQMDAAILVVSAADGPMPQTREHILLASQVGVKQILVYMNKMDMADPELAELVEVEIRELLDKYGYPGDKTPVVKGSALKALEGDADNEKTIQELLDKMDEYIEDPVRDLDKPFLMPIEDVFSIKGRGTVATGRVERGVVKVNEEVEIVGIKDTTKSVVTGVEMFKKLLDQGQAGDNVGVLLRGVEREDIERGQVLAKPGTITPHTEFDCEVYVLKKEEGGRHTPFFKGYKPQFYFRTTDVTGEVELPEGTEMVMPGDNISVKVKLITPIAMDEGQRFAIREGGRTVGSGVVTKISK
- the rpsJ gene encoding 30S ribosomal protein S10; amino-acid sequence: MPEKTEKQRIRIKLKAYDSKIIDQSAKQIIDTAVRTGANVAGPIPLPTEKSKYTVLSSPFVFKDAREQFEMRTHKRLIDITEPTPKTIDSLMNLSLPAGVDIEIKM